The sequence cataattaataatcaAAAGGGTCATATTTTCTGATGGCTTTTGATTCtcatttatcatttaaattattatatttttatgagtttTATATCTCAACTATTCATTAAGGtagataaaaagaataaaatataattgaagtataaaactcataaaaaatgacagtttaaatgtatttttgattGTTAACTTTAAATAAGACAATCTATACTCAATTTCTCGAAAgatttaatctttttaaaattcgATCTAAATCGCTAAAATTATTGTAAGTATATCtataaattttaactcaaaaaaatgaattgataAATTATGAGCTTGACTTTATAGAACTCTTTAACTTTTCTCTTTTACTTTCTCCGTCCGAAATTGTTTATCATGTTACattttttgaaagtcaatttgattaatttttaaagttaaattagatcgcattaattcaatatttttctaaaaaaatcagatattctaaaactatatgaaaagtactatcaattacaattttttacatattaatatgacgaaaaaatacatcttaaaatgttagtcaaagtttttatagtttgactctaaaaatagaaattatgacTAATAATatcggacggagggagtatttagATATGGATTAGCTATCAaagattttaatattaatatggaTAATGTTACCAAGAATCtcccaaaagaaagaagaaaaaaattcttttgctTTGACTAAaggattaattaaaaaaaaaagtcttattTGCTTGTTAAACAAGATTTTTATCCTCCATTTTGACTCCAACttgctaattattttcatgtaatttAAGACATGTATGGCTAATTCCAAgatgaataaaaatgaaagtgtCCAATTATAAGTtgactatttttatataaaataatctaatataCATACTTatcaaaaacatgtaaaaacaAATTATGAAAGTCAActacaaatctaaaatttttgaTAGACATTCTGTTAAAAGAAATTTCAACGAGCCAATTTTCGATAGACTTTCGTTAACAATATGTTTATTcttaattgaaagaaaaaagaattgtCTAAAAAGTGACTTTTTAGGtatattttcttgaaagttgtCATGGTAATCTcacctttaattaattttattgataattaaagaaCTTTCTACTAAACCTCACCAATtctcttgaaaaaaatattgcatTAATTAGAAATTATTAACTACTATTCTTAAAACATCAAGAATTCTCATAATTTTTCACTAACATTCATTTGCTTTTATACCTTTTTATGAGTGTTGGCTTTCTAGCCTAATATTAACTAACTTAGTATCTAATTCCACTAACAAACAATAATTATGCCTTAATATCAAACATGTTGAGGTTGATACTGTTACGAAAATTCatcatgaataaataattttttttaattgattattagCCTATCACGCTCCTCTTTCTTTATCCTAAGTTTAAGATCGAAATATGAGCAAGATTATACAAGCTACGCTCGATATTATTAATAACTATGTAGTATATTATTGAAGCATCAACAATTCTCTAGAATTTTACCCTAACATGACCTAATAAATACTTTAACAGATAGCCAACTTTGTGTCTCTAAGTTTCTTAAGATTCTCACctatataactatatatatatacatgtatattgtTGCTAAAGTTAATAGTGGTTAAAAAGTTAATTGTGATTTGCCATATAATGTAGTTTAAGcttttgtttttaataatgtgtaattttattttctttaaataactTGTTAATATTAACCTTAACTTTATCAAATTGAAATTGCTTGGATTATTTGCACCTATGGCCTTTTTTGGAGATATTTCTTTAAATTCTATCCATTTTAGTCCAATGAGTTAAATTTAATTACACTTCTAACAGAGAATACAATTTTAGAAAGGTAAAATTACAGCGTTTTAAATACTTTTAATAGTATTTCCAAAGAATAATCATtgtcatgaaattttaaatattatatataaaactcCAAgacataatttgaaattttgagacattgataaatttttaattacaaGGACTAAAAAGTGCTTATTTGTGAATTATAGTCATTTAAAAGTAGCTTGGtgaattttatcttttattgtggctcatttactaaacttagcccAAAAACTTGGAcacttattttagttttcttCAAATTAGTCCTAATCCAATTCATTTTTATCTTGTCATTTTTTGTAGTGGTATTCTATTATGGATTTGATGAGAAGAATAATGAGTTCACTTGTGTAGGCCATCAAAAATCTTTCTAGAGATCTATATCGGACACGTTAGATCAATTTTATGTATTAGTGATTTGATTTATcgatatttgatttttaaatatgctaaTCTAATATCTAAATCAATAAGATATTTATTAtcagtttttaatttttaatagacCGCTCTTCAGTTTAACCGATAAGAAAATGCTCATAtgatcatatatacatcatgttcgtaaaaatagaaataatagtGGAATAGATGTCCAATAAGAATTTCTAAGACGTTGATCACTTTATTTAAGACATATAATTATTCTAATTCCTTCTTAAGACTCACGCAATGAATTGAGGAAACaactatttttgtttgttaCAATCAAATCTAAAATTGAGAAAAGAGAAGGTAATACTAATTTATGTCGAAAAGAGAGAAGGTATCACAATGGAGAGTTAGTATTCCCTACAATCAAAAGTAATactaaaatttacaaaaatatgattGGTAAAACATTAAAGTCATAGATATATAATAAGGAAAGTAATactaaaatttacaaaaaatatgattGGTAAAATATTATAGTCATAGTTATATAATAAGGAGTAAAAcagtaattttaatataatctcATCGGGTTATTAGTTTCATCatcaacaaaaatcataaaaccaataacccaataaaaaaattcacaaaattatttaaaattttattaatctaATAACCCTATATCAATAAATCAATAAcgtttttatcaattttatttatctgTTAAATCGATTTTTACACACCTAAAAATGCCATTAAGTGTCCATCATCAAATAGTAGACAAGTTGTGAGACACTTAATGACATTTGAAACGTAAAGTTTGGTGCAAGAAACCTTTTacatatatatcattataataaacaaacaaatatatatacaattcacatgatgtaattataattataataaataaataaatgtactTAGTGAATATTTAATGTACatataatctatatataatatgtgtataattatatataatcatattaccGGTCTAtcttatcttttaaaaataagttatttatgtaaaagtttatttatatgtttggtTAGACAGTCTTACGAGTAAAAACTTATTTGGACTCAATTCATATTACCatcgaattatacaattttatcatattgtatttatttatagtaaaaattaattgagaaaaaatatttacaaattatactattataaattaatcaaatcagACAATCAACTATGGTTATCATTTGTAATATAATTTACAAccttatttcaaaaatttactaTTTACTTCACACATTATAATATACAGTAAAATCATAAACCTATTTTCCTTTTCATAATTATTGTAATTGGTAATACCCTTTAACCACTATAACattacttttaactttttttcatattaaaataattgaacatTGTAACTTGACCATCTATAAATAGATTGTTCCAACACTTCACATATCATCAAAAAGTTCCACTTCAATGGCTAAACTCCTACACTTCTTTAGTACAATCTTCATTCTCCTATCTCTAGTAGTTTTTCCGATTATCggaaaaaaagatgaaaattcgTTCGAAATATCTACAAATAAAGAGTTTATGAGTCTAAAAAGGGAAAAACTTAGCCATTTCAAATTCTATTTTCATGATATCCTTAGTGGCACGAAACCAACATCAATTATGATCGTACCACCACAAAAAAATACCGCAAAAACAGGTTTTGGCATGGTCAACATGATAGATAATGCCCTAACCCTAGGACCAAAATTGAGTTCCAAGATTATTGGACGGGCACAAGGATTTTATGGTTCGTCTGCATTAAGTGAATTGAGTTTATTAATGatcatgaattttaattttattgaagGGAAATATAACGGTAGCTCGTTGGCGGTGCTTGGTCGAAATTCGATAGTCGAGACAGTCCGCGAGATGCCGGTGATCGGCGGTAGTGGGCTTTTCCGATTTGCTAGAGGGTATGTTCAAGCTAGGACAATCTCATTGAATGTGACAACTAAGGATGCTATTGttcaatatgatttttatgtgttacaCTATTAATATTCAACTAATTGTTCTATTATCTTATGTAAATTTTGTGTGATTTTAGTAAAGAGACTGTTTGCAACAAActttaaacatatggaaaataaataaatcatacaaataaaatataaagaaacataattttattgattaagataGCGGGTACAATTTTGTTgatgtcatgacccaaaataGGCTGTGAGCGGCatcacacttaacctcctaagtGGGCGAACCAAGGAATCTAAACCCCCAACATATATCAATAATGTATCTGTGAATaccaataaaatgcggaagctCAAAACTTATTaagtaaccaattaaataagcttctaaagttgaacacttattatccccaaaatctgaaagtcaCCACATCAAGGACTTCTTCAATACACCTAACATTTTTCACTTCTttttgttgggctttgtggaggcttgtgagccggcccgacccattactgaaaccctaggttaaccatttggttttcctataaatat comes from Solanum pennellii chromosome 1, SPENNV200 and encodes:
- the LOC107029671 gene encoding dirigent protein 19; the encoded protein is MAKLLHFFSTIFILLSLVVFPIIGKKDENSFEISTNKEFMSLKREKLSHFKFYFHDILSGTKPTSIMIVPPQKNTAKTGFGMVNMIDNALTLGPKLSSKIIGRAQGFYGSSALSELSLLMIMNFNFIEGKYNGSSLAVLGRNSIVETVREMPVIGGSGLFRFARGYVQARTISLNVTTKDAIVQYDFYVLHY